The proteins below come from a single Pseudomonas chlororaphis genomic window:
- a CDS encoding peptide synthetase, whose amino-acid sequence MNNIEDIYSLSPTQHGLLFHSVFEPDSRVYYQQLTLEMNGPLQLGAFRGAWQALMQRHAVLRSAFLWEELDDAYQVVQQDVDLPLTELDWQDRADTQAALEQLGLEQRAQPLELNESPLMRVCLVRLAPERWHLIWTFHHILMDGWSVGIAVQEWLALYYEQAHGRPAHLAATRPYRDYIAWLAEQDMAVTEQFWREQLQDLSEPTPLPSFATRQAAPSGAPFAERESRLDAGETEQLTQFARRHDLTINTLIQGAWALLLGQHAGRDDVVYGVTVAGRPENLAAVDSTVGLFINTLPLRVQWAESPTLVDWLQQLQHANSDLRHHAYLPLGKLKAMTRIAAEQALFDSILVFENFPVTDALNQDTGGLSFSAPANDQQVDGLTLTQGRNHFPLSLIVMPDTQLHYLISYDRSRFSDAEVAVLSAQLRAILLAMTSQAQCQVNRLEWLDAEERQQLLAQGRGAQLPVPLECLHQRFEQQAARCPEHLAVRDHQVALTYRELDQQANRLAHCLRAQGIDQGSVVALAFERSADFVIALLATLKAGAAYLPLDIKQPAGRLVDVLVDSRAALLLGATPSPLLKQLAEHTQALWLAEQADTLARQPDTPPAVAHSPTDAAYVIYTSGSTGTPKGVVVEHRAIVDYLTAVHAVLNPPSVATYGLLSSIAADLGHTQLFGALCSGASLLLVDEDSGFSPLALAELFDRHPVDVLKITPSHLAGLLQALPDARLLPRSLLVFGGDALSPALLEQVNHLAPGLRVFNHYGPSEATVGAIATELTPGLRSIALGRPLPNRHLQVVDGDGRLTATGVSGELLISGALARGYLHRDDLTAERFHLDAQQQRWYRTGDRVRWQVDGQLAFLGRVDSQVKIRGNRLELGEVEAQIKRLSPLIEQALVRAVELDGTLRLVAWLVASQSLSATKLRNDLSARVPDYMVPAHFITLDELPLTRNGKVDVQRLPTPQKPAEDSANHVAPRNDVEALLAEIWQDVLKLERVSVHDNFFALGGDSIINLQIIARANQQGLKLTPRQLFENRTIADIARVLGADASQGMTDNLAEGYELPLGAGQRARLEQGPLDATWRCVALARALDGELLGQAISALQQHHQALRLALKALPEGQWQQRVLGAAKASVIGTETLAACTPAQLQRLAQTGVDALELDAGQTLHARLLDVAGKPFLLLAAHPLCVDEASWSLLLSDLNLALAQLRYQRPVRLSYGGGDFTQWTRHQQDHAQGDALDEAWEHWLQYAGADTLQLPASQASADLVEQALPASLSSDLKRVAQVLQLDWNSLLAAAVAEQCREHGGAGLLALSVQGGRPTAERLPVNAPIAVADLEPARILGPLDLAVPYFLQAEGDNLLQRVQALAAQWRAYPQHGVDYGALRYLSDNAYLQEPLRDLPPAAVAIRWQGNRDSHREAHGILAQVEAASPLPATSCPLTLDAWWQDGCLHVRCQGALAATWAPQLVQRLGELAGLINAADLRPASQAFPLCHKQAATLAAEPLDWLNIEDVYPLSSMQQGMLLHTLLQPHSGIYLMQQRYSWDGVLQRPAMEAAWQLFLQRHPMMRTAFWWQDDHEPLQCVYRQTQAAFDWQDLRHLDTEQQRLAMDQALEAQRLQGFDMACAPLTHLRVFQLDERRFAVVRSFHHILTDAWCFGLLMEDLLAIYQAIVREEPVARPRLRSFRGYMSWLERHDMAAAHAFWQAQMAGFSEPTPLHVDSPVARPEQAPEQVGDFDQTLSIAQTQRLQQLCQQYQLTPNTWIQGAWALLLSRYSGNRDVLFGVTVAGRPTDLAGVEEMVGLFINSLPLRVDVDPQAPVADWLQALLSHNAQLREHESASLVDIQRCSEVPRGQQLFDSLVVFENAPLDISSVQLDAFSIDIYEDRVHTNFPMTVVLYPGDRLGIRLSYDSQRFTTDTVQRMLGHLVQLLSSMLDQPQAPLGSLQMLPEAERRHLQVECNPSAVDFPLERGYASLFADQVRRRPQHIAAVCQDQSLTYAELDRRTNAIAHALQQAGAGPETLVALFAERGLALLTMMIATLKAGAAFQALDIQQPPARLAELLDLGEAPLLLVCDSASATLDNVLPHLRRQPTCLIAQALWQGSEAPAVTYVHDPDQLAYVIFTSGSTGTPKGVMVEQRGMLNNMFGKVPSLGLGEHDRIAQTASAAFDICVWQFLAAPLFGATVQILPDAQAHDPVALLDAVQAHGLTLLETVPALIRGMLQESQAHHTLASLRWLLPTGEALPPALARDWFARFPTIALMNAYGPAECSDDVAFHPITQAPADDCLHMPIGKPTANNQVFVLDSALRMVPIGVPGELCIGGVGVGRGYLHDPQRTREAFVPHPFQADARLYRSGDIGRLRADGVLEYLGRRDQQVKIRGHRIELGEIENRLMQHPAVNSAAVLALPDTRGALQLVAWYVLDSTADLGDEPAPQVLAAYLGAQLASYMVPARWLALEQLPLNANGKVDRRALAARGVPQAETTEALCVAPRTETEQVLAQLWQEILGLDTVGVHDDFFAIGGHSLLATQVLSRIRRRLNVNLPLRTLFERGTLEQLAAAVDRQREAPVESAGDSDIALAPRHQPLPLSFSQQRLWFLDRFEGPSAAYNMSTVVRLRGALDIPALQAALQTVLERHESLRTAFQLNGNQPCQVISPAPVVDLTPTELAPLDGEQQAHTLQRLIDEQAGTPFDLQQAPMLRARLLRLGADDHVLQLVLHHIATDAWSMGILVQELITGYQAYTRGSTPDLPVLPVQYADYAYWQRSEAQQRQLARAIDYWRRQLDAAPTLIPLPLDYPRPARPDYQGAALEQRFSPAQAQVLKAYAQQQRATLFMVLLNAFNSLMQRATGANDFIVGTDLANREHPALEHLIGFFVNVLPIRARLSEGEGFDERLQRLREDCLSAFQHQQVPFDKLVEELQPPRTPGVNPLVQVLFVMQNTPTGNASLADLAVEHLVPRQESSKFDLAVFVEEDEAQGLNVRWVYRTGVLQEATVKRLEQGFESLVERIASASGQALDDWSWRLAHPQDSSAPTQPEAPADDATARSARKLSKLSKLKQTRATAVSQLAHEQVRTRTLIAGQPLPLVIEPLLGDLDPAHWALQARAWINEQLRTHGGLLFRGFNLPDAAAFEQFAQAIEPDLYGTYGDLPKNTSGKNIYHSTPYPEQHMILFHNESSHLPQWPRKQWFYCETPSPVGGCTPIVDCRQVLARLPDDIVARLKSQGLLYVRHFTDKLDVRWQDFFKTQQREEVERQCQASGMRWEWLGADNLRIAQHCPAIVEHPETGELSFFNQVQLHHTACLEPEVRSNLINLFGPQHLPRNVYYGDGSVIEDAVMDVIGAAYEDCAVRFAWQKGDMVMLDNMLVAHARDPFEGERKICVAMGQMMRRDQLKGALPAVPPQPAAEVQA is encoded by the coding sequence ATGAACAACATCGAAGACATCTACTCCCTTTCGCCGACCCAGCACGGCCTGCTGTTTCACAGTGTCTTTGAACCGGACTCGCGGGTGTACTACCAGCAACTGACCCTGGAAATGAACGGCCCGCTGCAACTGGGCGCCTTTCGCGGGGCCTGGCAGGCGCTGATGCAACGCCACGCGGTGCTGCGCAGTGCGTTCCTGTGGGAAGAGCTGGACGATGCCTATCAGGTGGTGCAGCAGGACGTCGACCTGCCCCTGACCGAACTGGACTGGCAGGACCGCGCCGACACGCAAGCGGCCCTGGAGCAACTGGGCCTTGAGCAACGGGCCCAACCGCTGGAACTGAACGAGTCGCCGCTGATGCGCGTGTGCCTGGTGCGCCTGGCGCCCGAGCGCTGGCACCTGATCTGGACCTTCCATCACATCCTCATGGACGGCTGGAGCGTCGGCATCGCAGTCCAGGAGTGGCTGGCGCTGTACTACGAACAGGCCCACGGCCGCCCGGCGCACCTGGCAGCCACCCGCCCTTACCGCGACTACATCGCCTGGCTGGCGGAACAGGACATGGCCGTCACCGAACAGTTCTGGCGCGAACAGTTGCAGGACCTGAGCGAACCGACCCCGCTGCCGTCCTTCGCCACTCGCCAGGCCGCGCCGTCGGGCGCGCCGTTCGCCGAGCGGGAAAGCCGCCTGGACGCAGGTGAAACCGAGCAACTGACCCAGTTCGCCCGGCGCCATGACCTGACCATCAACACCTTGATCCAAGGCGCCTGGGCGTTGTTGCTGGGCCAGCACGCCGGACGCGACGACGTGGTGTACGGCGTCACGGTCGCCGGCCGGCCGGAGAACCTGGCGGCGGTGGACAGCACCGTCGGGCTGTTCATCAACACCCTGCCGCTGCGGGTGCAGTGGGCCGAGAGCCCGACGCTGGTGGACTGGCTGCAACAGTTGCAGCACGCCAACAGCGACCTGCGCCACCACGCCTACCTGCCGTTGGGCAAACTCAAGGCGATGACCCGCATTGCCGCCGAGCAGGCGTTGTTCGACTCGATCCTGGTGTTCGAGAACTTCCCGGTGACCGATGCCCTCAACCAGGACACCGGTGGCTTGAGCTTCAGCGCCCCGGCCAACGACCAGCAGGTCGACGGCCTCACCCTCACCCAGGGCCGCAACCACTTCCCGTTGTCGCTGATCGTGATGCCGGACACCCAACTGCACTACCTGATCAGCTACGACCGCAGCCGCTTCAGCGACGCCGAAGTCGCGGTGTTGTCCGCGCAGTTGCGCGCGATCCTGCTGGCGATGACCAGCCAAGCCCAATGCCAGGTCAACCGCCTGGAATGGCTGGACGCCGAAGAGCGCCAGCAATTGTTGGCGCAAGGCCGTGGCGCGCAACTGCCAGTGCCCCTCGAATGCCTGCACCAGCGCTTCGAACAGCAGGCTGCCCGTTGCCCCGAGCACCTGGCGGTTCGCGATCACCAGGTCGCATTGACCTACCGTGAACTCGATCAGCAGGCCAACCGCCTCGCCCACTGCCTGCGCGCCCAGGGCATCGACCAGGGCAGCGTGGTCGCACTGGCCTTCGAGCGCAGCGCCGATTTCGTGATCGCCCTGCTCGCCACCCTCAAGGCCGGCGCGGCGTATCTGCCCTTGGATATCAAGCAACCCGCCGGGCGTCTGGTCGACGTGCTGGTGGACAGCCGCGCGGCGCTGCTGCTTGGCGCCACACCGTCGCCCTTGCTCAAGCAACTGGCCGAACATACCCAGGCGTTGTGGCTGGCGGAACAGGCCGACACCCTCGCCCGTCAACCCGACACGCCACCGGCCGTGGCCCACAGCCCGACCGATGCGGCCTACGTGATCTACACCTCAGGTTCCACCGGCACGCCGAAAGGCGTGGTGGTCGAGCACCGCGCCATTGTCGACTACCTCACGGCAGTGCACGCCGTGCTCAACCCGCCGTCGGTCGCCACCTACGGCTTGCTGTCGAGCATTGCCGCCGACCTCGGCCACACCCAGCTGTTCGGTGCCCTGTGCAGCGGCGCCAGCCTGTTGTTGGTGGACGAGGACAGCGGTTTCAGCCCGCTGGCCCTGGCCGAGCTCTTCGACCGGCACCCGGTGGATGTGCTGAAGATCACCCCAAGTCACCTCGCCGGCCTGTTGCAGGCGCTGCCCGATGCGCGGCTGTTGCCGCGCTCGCTGCTGGTCTTCGGCGGTGACGCCCTCAGCCCGGCGCTCCTGGAGCAGGTGAATCACCTGGCGCCGGGGCTGAGGGTGTTCAACCACTACGGCCCGAGCGAAGCGACGGTCGGCGCGATTGCCACCGAACTGACCCCAGGCCTGCGCAGCATTGCCCTCGGCCGACCGCTGCCCAACCGCCACTTGCAAGTGGTCGATGGCGACGGTCGCCTGACCGCCACCGGCGTCAGCGGTGAGCTGCTGATCAGCGGCGCCCTGGCCCGGGGTTACCTGCACCGCGACGACCTCACCGCCGAACGTTTCCACCTGGATGCGCAACAGCAGCGCTGGTATCGCACCGGTGACCGCGTGCGCTGGCAAGTGGACGGCCAACTGGCGTTCCTCGGCCGCGTCGACAGCCAGGTGAAGATTCGCGGCAACCGCCTGGAGCTGGGGGAAGTCGAGGCACAGATCAAGCGCCTGTCGCCGCTGATCGAGCAGGCCCTGGTGCGTGCCGTGGAACTGGACGGCACCCTGCGCCTGGTGGCCTGGCTGGTCGCCAGCCAATCGCTGTCCGCCACCAAGCTGCGCAACGACCTCAGTGCCCGCGTGCCGGACTACATGGTCCCGGCGCACTTCATCACCCTCGATGAACTGCCCCTCACCCGCAACGGCAAGGTCGACGTCCAACGCCTGCCGACCCCGCAAAAGCCCGCCGAAGACAGCGCCAATCACGTGGCCCCGCGCAACGACGTCGAGGCGTTGCTGGCCGAGATCTGGCAGGACGTCCTGAAGCTGGAACGGGTCAGCGTGCACGACAACTTCTTCGCCCTTGGCGGCGACTCGATCATCAACCTGCAGATCATCGCCCGCGCCAACCAACAAGGGCTGAAACTCACCCCGCGCCAACTGTTCGAGAACCGCACCATCGCTGACATCGCCCGGGTACTGGGTGCCGACGCCAGCCAGGGAATGACGGACAACCTCGCCGAAGGCTACGAACTGCCCCTGGGTGCCGGCCAGCGGGCCCGCCTGGAACAGGGTCCGCTGGACGCCACCTGGCGCTGCGTGGCGCTGGCCCGGGCCCTTGACGGCGAACTGCTGGGCCAGGCGATCAGTGCATTGCAGCAACACCACCAGGCTTTGCGTCTGGCGCTCAAGGCGCTGCCCGAAGGCCAATGGCAACAACGGGTGCTGGGCGCGGCCAAGGCCTCGGTCATTGGCACCGAAACCCTGGCCGCCTGCACACCGGCGCAGTTGCAGCGCCTGGCCCAGACCGGCGTCGATGCCCTGGAGCTGGACGCCGGCCAGACCTTGCATGCCCGACTGCTGGACGTGGCCGGCAAGCCATTCTTGCTGCTGGCCGCTCACCCGCTGTGCGTTGACGAGGCGTCCTGGTCACTGCTGCTGAGCGACCTCAACCTGGCGCTGGCGCAACTGCGCTATCAACGGCCGGTGCGGCTGTCCTATGGTGGCGGCGACTTCACCCAGTGGACCCGGCACCAGCAGGACCACGCCCAAGGGGATGCCCTGGACGAGGCCTGGGAGCACTGGCTGCAATACGCCGGTGCCGATACCCTGCAACTGCCTGCTAGCCAGGCATCGGCCGACCTGGTCGAACAGGCGCTGCCGGCCAGCCTCTCCAGCGACCTCAAGCGCGTGGCCCAAGTGCTGCAACTGGACTGGAACAGCCTGTTGGCCGCTGCCGTGGCCGAACAGTGCCGTGAGCACGGCGGCGCCGGCCTGCTGGCGCTGAGCGTACAGGGTGGGCGCCCCACCGCCGAACGCTTGCCCGTCAATGCACCGATTGCCGTGGCCGACCTTGAGCCGGCCCGCATCCTCGGCCCGTTGGACCTGGCGGTGCCGTACTTCCTCCAGGCCGAAGGCGACAACCTGCTGCAACGCGTGCAGGCGCTGGCCGCGCAGTGGCGGGCCTACCCGCAGCACGGCGTCGACTACGGTGCCCTGCGCTACCTGTCGGACAACGCGTACCTGCAAGAACCCCTGCGTGACCTGCCGCCGGCAGCCGTCGCCATTCGCTGGCAGGGTAACCGCGACAGTCACCGCGAAGCACACGGCATCCTGGCCCAGGTCGAGGCGGCGAGCCCATTGCCGGCAACGAGCTGCCCGCTGACCCTGGACGCCTGGTGGCAGGACGGTTGCCTGCACGTGCGCTGCCAGGGTGCCCTCGCCGCCACCTGGGCGCCGCAGCTCGTGCAACGCTTGGGCGAACTGGCCGGGCTGATCAACGCCGCCGACCTGCGCCCCGCCAGCCAGGCCTTCCCGCTGTGCCACAAGCAAGCGGCGACCCTGGCGGCCGAACCGCTGGACTGGCTGAACATCGAAGACGTCTACCCGCTGTCGTCAATGCAACAGGGCATGCTGCTGCACACCCTGCTGCAACCCCACAGCGGGATCTACCTGATGCAACAGCGCTACAGCTGGGACGGCGTGTTGCAACGCCCGGCGATGGAAGCGGCTTGGCAACTGTTCCTGCAACGCCACCCGATGATGCGCACCGCATTCTGGTGGCAGGACGACCACGAACCGCTGCAATGCGTCTACCGGCAGACCCAGGCGGCGTTCGACTGGCAGGACCTGCGCCATCTCGATACCGAGCAGCAACGCCTGGCGATGGACCAGGCCCTGGAAGCCCAGCGCCTGCAAGGCTTCGACATGGCGTGTGCGCCCCTGACCCACCTGCGGGTATTCCAACTGGATGAGCGTCGCTTCGCCGTGGTGCGCAGCTTCCACCACATCCTCACCGACGCCTGGTGCTTCGGCCTGCTGATGGAAGACCTGCTGGCGATCTACCAAGCCATCGTGCGCGAGGAGCCGGTAGCCCGTCCGCGCCTGCGTTCGTTCCGTGGCTACATGAGCTGGCTGGAGCGCCATGACATGGCCGCCGCCCACGCTTTCTGGCAGGCGCAGATGGCCGGTTTCAGCGAACCGACGCCACTGCACGTGGACAGCCCCGTGGCGCGCCCCGAACAGGCGCCGGAACAGGTGGGTGACTTCGACCAGACCCTGAGCATCGCCCAGACCCAACGTTTGCAGCAGCTGTGCCAGCAATACCAACTGACGCCGAACACCTGGATCCAGGGTGCCTGGGCGCTGTTGCTGTCGCGCTACAGCGGCAACCGCGACGTGCTGTTTGGCGTCACCGTGGCCGGTCGTCCCACCGACCTTGCCGGCGTCGAGGAAATGGTCGGGCTGTTCATCAACAGCCTGCCGCTGCGGGTGGACGTCGACCCGCAAGCGCCGGTCGCCGACTGGCTGCAAGCGCTGCTGTCGCACAACGCGCAATTGCGCGAGCACGAAAGCGCGTCGCTGGTGGACATCCAGCGTTGCAGCGAAGTACCCCGCGGCCAGCAACTGTTCGACAGCCTGGTGGTGTTCGAGAACGCCCCGCTGGACATCAGCAGCGTGCAACTGGATGCCTTCAGCATCGACATCTATGAAGACCGGGTGCACACCAACTTCCCGATGACCGTGGTGCTCTACCCCGGCGATCGCCTGGGCATTCGCCTGTCCTATGACAGCCAGCGCTTCACCACCGACACCGTGCAGCGCATGCTCGGCCACCTGGTGCAATTGCTGTCCAGCATGCTCGACCAGCCACAGGCACCGCTGGGCAGCTTGCAGATGCTCCCCGAAGCGGAGCGCCGTCACTTGCAGGTCGAGTGCAACCCAAGCGCCGTCGACTTCCCGCTGGAGCGCGGCTATGCCTCGCTGTTCGCCGATCAGGTCCGTCGCCGCCCGCAGCACATCGCCGCGGTCTGCCAGGACCAATCACTGACCTACGCCGAACTGGACCGTCGCACCAACGCCATCGCCCACGCGCTGCAACAGGCTGGCGCCGGCCCGGAAACCCTGGTGGCGCTGTTTGCCGAGCGTGGCCTGGCCCTGCTGACGATGATGATCGCCACACTCAAGGCCGGCGCCGCGTTCCAGGCCCTCGACATCCAGCAGCCGCCGGCCCGCCTGGCGGAGCTGCTGGACCTCGGCGAAGCCCCGCTGCTGCTGGTGTGCGACAGCGCCAGCGCGACCCTGGACAACGTCCTGCCACACCTGCGTCGACAACCCACCTGCCTGATCGCCCAGGCGCTCTGGCAAGGCAGCGAGGCACCGGCGGTCACCTATGTCCACGACCCCGACCAACTGGCCTACGTGATCTTCACCTCGGGCTCCACCGGCACACCGAAAGGGGTCATGGTCGAGCAACGCGGGATGCTCAACAACATGTTCGGCAAGGTCCCGAGCCTGGGCCTGGGCGAGCACGACCGGATTGCCCAGACCGCGTCGGCGGCGTTCGATATCTGCGTGTGGCAGTTCCTCGCCGCACCGCTGTTCGGCGCCACCGTGCAGATTCTTCCCGACGCCCAGGCCCATGACCCGGTGGCCCTGCTCGACGCCGTCCAAGCGCACGGGCTGACGCTTTTGGAAACCGTGCCGGCGCTGATCCGCGGCATGCTCCAGGAAAGCCAGGCGCACCATACCCTGGCAAGCCTGCGCTGGTTGCTGCCCACCGGTGAAGCCTTGCCACCGGCCCTGGCGCGGGACTGGTTCGCACGCTTCCCGACCATCGCCCTGATGAACGCCTACGGCCCGGCGGAATGCTCGGACGACGTGGCCTTCCACCCAATCACCCAAGCCCCGGCCGACGACTGCCTGCACATGCCTATCGGCAAACCCACCGCCAACAACCAGGTGTTCGTGCTCGATTCAGCACTGCGCATGGTGCCCATCGGCGTTCCCGGTGAATTGTGCATCGGTGGCGTCGGCGTGGGGCGCGGTTACCTGCACGACCCACAGCGCACCCGCGAAGCCTTCGTCCCGCACCCGTTCCAGGCGGATGCACGGCTGTACCGCAGCGGTGACATCGGCCGGCTGCGCGCCGATGGCGTGCTCGAATACCTCGGCCGCCGCGATCAGCAAGTGAAGATCCGCGGCCACCGGATCGAACTCGGCGAGATCGAAAACCGCCTGATGCAACACCCGGCGGTGAACAGCGCGGCCGTCCTGGCGCTGCCCGACACCCGGGGAGCCCTGCAACTGGTCGCCTGGTACGTGCTGGACAGCACCGCCGACCTGGGCGACGAGCCCGCGCCACAGGTGCTGGCCGCTTACCTGGGCGCGCAACTGGCGAGCTACATGGTGCCGGCGCGCTGGCTGGCGCTGGAGCAATTGCCGCTGAACGCCAACGGCAAGGTCGACCGCCGCGCCCTCGCCGCCCGCGGTGTGCCCCAGGCCGAGACCACCGAAGCATTGTGCGTGGCCCCGCGCACCGAAACCGAACAGGTCCTGGCGCAACTGTGGCAGGAGATTCTCGGCCTGGACACGGTCGGCGTGCACGACGACTTCTTCGCCATCGGCGGTCACTCGCTGTTGGCGACCCAGGTGCTGTCGCGGATTCGTCGACGCCTGAACGTGAACCTGCCGCTGCGCACGCTGTTCGAGCGCGGCACCCTGGAGCAGTTGGCCGCCGCGGTGGACCGCCAGCGCGAGGCCCCGGTCGAGTCCGCGGGCGACAGCGACATCGCCCTGGCGCCACGGCACCAGCCGCTGCCGTTGTCGTTCAGCCAGCAACGCTTGTGGTTCCTCGATCGCTTCGAAGGCCCGAGCGCCGCCTACAACATGAGCACCGTGGTGCGGTTGCGCGGCGCACTGGACATCCCGGCGCTGCAAGCGGCGTTGCAAACCGTGCTGGAGCGCCATGAATCACTGCGCACCGCCTTCCAGCTCAACGGCAACCAACCTTGCCAAGTGATCAGCCCGGCCCCCGTGGTCGACCTGACGCCGACCGAGCTGGCCCCGCTCGACGGCGAACAGCAGGCGCACACCCTGCAACGCCTGATCGACGAGCAGGCCGGCACCCCATTCGACCTGCAACAGGCGCCGATGCTGCGCGCCCGGTTGCTGCGCCTGGGCGCGGACGATCACGTGCTGCAACTGGTGCTGCACCACATCGCCACCGACGCCTGGTCCATGGGCATCCTGGTGCAGGAGCTGATCACCGGCTACCAGGCCTACACTCGCGGTTCGACCCCGGACTTGCCGGTGTTGCCGGTCCAGTACGCCGACTACGCCTACTGGCAACGCAGCGAAGCGCAGCAACGCCAACTGGCACGGGCCATCGACTACTGGCGCCGCCAACTGGACGCTGCACCGACGCTGATCCCGCTGCCGCTCGACTACCCGCGCCCGGCGCGTCCCGACTACCAGGGCGCGGCCCTGGAGCAACGGTTCAGCCCGGCCCAGGCGCAGGTGCTCAAGGCCTATGCGCAACAGCAGCGAGCGACGCTGTTCATGGTCCTGCTCAACGCCTTCAACAGCCTGATGCAGCGCGCCACCGGGGCCAACGACTTCATCGTCGGCACCGACCTGGCCAACCGCGAACACCCGGCGCTGGAACACCTCATCGGCTTTTTCGTCAACGTGCTGCCCATCCGCGCACGCCTGAGCGAAGGCGAAGGGTTCGACGAGCGCCTGCAACGCCTGCGTGAAGACTGCCTGTCAGCCTTCCAGCACCAGCAGGTGCCGTTCGACAAACTGGTCGAGGAACTGCAACCGCCCCGTACGCCAGGGGTGAACCCGCTGGTCCAGGTGCTGTTCGTCATGCAGAACACGCCCACCGGCAATGCCAGCCTGGCCGACCTTGCGGTGGAACACCTGGTGCCGCGCCAGGAAAGCAGCAAGTTCGACCTCGCCGTGTTTGTCGAGGAAGACGAAGCCCAAGGCCTGAATGTGCGTTGGGTGTACCGCACCGGCGTGCTGCAGGAAGCGACCGTCAAGCGCCTCGAACAGGGCTTCGAAAGCCTGGTGGAGCGGATCGCCTCGGCTTCCGGGCAAGCACTGGACGATTGGTCCTGGCGCTTGGCGCACCCTCAGGACAGCAGCGCGCCGACCCAGCCTGAAGCACCGGCCGACGACGCGACGGCACGCAGCGCGCGTAAGCTGTCCAAGCTGAGCAAGCTCAAGCAGACCCGGGCCACCGCCGTCAGCCAGTTGGCCCACGAACAGGTGCGCACCCGCACGCTGATCGCCGGGCAGCCCCTGCCGCTGGTCATCGAACCGCTGCTGGGCGACCTCGACCCGGCGCACTGGGCGCTGCAAGCCCGGGCATGGATCAACGAGCAATTGCGCACCCACGGCGGGCTGCTGTTCCGCGGCTTCAACCTGCCGGACGCCGCCGCCTTCGAACAGTTCGCCCAGGCCATCGAACCGGACCTCTACGGGACCTACGGTGACCTGCCGAAGAACACCTCCGGCAAGAACATCTACCACTCCACGCCGTACCCGGAACAACACATGATTCTCTTCCACAACGAGAGCTCGCACCTGCCGCAGTGGCCGCGCAAGCAGTGGTTCTATTGCGAAACACCGTCGCCGGTGGGCGGCTGCACGCCGATCGTCGATTGCCGCCAGGTGCTGGCGCGCCTGCCGGACGACATCGTTGCCCGCTTGAAGAGCCAGGGTCTGCTCTACGTGCGCCACTTCACCGACAAGCTGGACGTGCGCTGGCAGGACTTCTTCAAGACCCAACAGCGCGAGGAAGTCGAGCGCCAATGCCAGGCATCGGGCATGCGCTGGGAATGGCTGGGGGCCGATAACCTGCGCATCGCCCAGCACTGCCCGGCCATTGTCGAGCACCCCGAGACCGGCGAGCTGTCGTTCTTCAACCAGGTGCAATTGCACCACACCGCCTGCCTGGAGCCTGAAGTGCGCAGCAACCTGATCAATCTGTTCGGCCCGCAACACTTGCCGCGCAACGTTTATTACGGCGACGGCAGCGTGATCGAAGACGCGGTGATGGACGTGATCGGTGCGGCGTACGAAGACTGCGCCGTGCGGTTCGCCTGGCAAAAAGGTGACATGGTGATGCTCGACAACATGCTGGTGGCCCACGCCCGCGACCCGTTCGAAGGCGAGCGCAAGATCTGTGTCGCCATGGGCCAGATGATGCGCCGTGACCAATTGAAGGGGGCTTTGCCCGCCGTGCCGCCGCAGCCGGCGGCGGAGGTGCAGGCATGA